One segment of Desulfocurvus vexinensis DSM 17965 DNA contains the following:
- the rplV gene encoding 50S ribosomal protein L22, with protein sequence METRAIAKYVRLSPQKARLVARNIKGLPVEDAMNILRFTPKKAAEMIGKVLHSAIANAEQLPGVDVDSLVVKQVVIDEGPTMKRIMPRAMGRANRILKRTAHITVVVEES encoded by the coding sequence ATGGAAACGAGAGCAATCGCCAAGTACGTCCGCCTGTCGCCGCAAAAGGCGCGCCTGGTGGCCCGCAATATCAAGGGCCTGCCGGTTGAGGACGCCATGAATATCTTGCGGTTCACGCCCAAGAAGGCCGCCGAAATGATCGGTAAGGTGCTGCATTCGGCCATCGCCAATGCCGAGCAGCTGCCCGGCGTGGACGTGGACAGCCTGGTGGTCAAGCAGGTGGTGATCGACGAGGGGCCGACCATGAAGCGCATCATGCCCCGCGCCATGGGCCGCGCCAACCGCATCCTCAAACGCACCGCCCACATCACCGTGGTTGTGGAAGAGTCCTAG
- the rpsS gene encoding 30S ribosomal protein S19, whose product MPRSLKKGPFVDGHLVRKVDKATESGDRRVIKTWSRRSTIVPEMVGMTFAVHNGRKFIPVFVTENMVGHKLGEFAPTRTYFGHAADKKSKAKR is encoded by the coding sequence ATGCCCAGGTCGCTTAAGAAAGGTCCGTTCGTCGACGGGCACCTCGTCCGCAAGGTGGACAAGGCCACCGAAAGTGGGGACCGTCGCGTCATCAAGACGTGGTCGCGCCGCTCCACGATCGTCCCCGAGATGGTGGGCATGACCTTCGCCGTGCACAACGGTCGCAAGTTCATCCCGGTGTTCGTGACCGAGAACATGGTGGGGCATAAGCTGGGCGAGTTCGCGCCCACGCGCACCTACTTCGGCCACGCCGCCGACAAGAAGAGCAAGGCCAAACGCTAA
- the rplB gene encoding 50S ribosomal protein L2: MATRKLKPTSAGRRFQTISTFEEITATTPEKSLTVGLRKKSGRNSFGRVTARRRGGGHKRLYRIIDFKRDKVDIAATVATIEYDPNRSARIALLHYADGEKRYILAPLGVSVGDQIVAGDKADIKPGNALALARIPVGTVVHNIELHPGRGGQFCRAAGTYAQLVAKEGKYALLRMPSGEVRNVLATCIATVGQVGNIHHENISIGKAGRARWMGKRPEVRGVAMNPVDHPLGGGEGRSSGGRHPVSPWGMPTKGYKTRNKKKASSRLIIKRRGQK; this comes from the coding sequence ATGGCCACGCGTAAACTGAAACCCACTTCGGCTGGCCGGCGCTTCCAGACCATCTCCACCTTCGAGGAGATCACCGCGACCACGCCCGAGAAGTCTCTCACCGTTGGGCTGCGCAAGAAGAGCGGCCGCAACAGCTTTGGCCGGGTCACCGCGCGGCGTCGTGGCGGCGGGCACAAGCGCCTGTACCGGATCATCGATTTCAAGCGTGACAAGGTGGACATCGCCGCCACCGTTGCGACCATCGAGTACGATCCCAACCGCAGCGCGCGCATCGCGCTGTTGCACTACGCCGACGGCGAGAAGCGCTACATCCTGGCTCCGCTGGGCGTGAGCGTTGGCGACCAGATCGTGGCCGGCGACAAGGCCGACATCAAGCCCGGCAACGCCCTGGCCCTGGCGCGCATCCCGGTGGGTACCGTGGTGCACAACATCGAGCTGCACCCCGGGCGCGGCGGCCAGTTCTGCCGCGCGGCGGGCACCTACGCCCAGCTCGTGGCCAAGGAAGGCAAGTACGCCCTGTTGCGCATGCCCTCGGGCGAAGTGCGCAACGTGCTGGCGACCTGCATCGCCACGGTGGGCCAGGTGGGCAACATCCACCACGAGAACATCAGCATCGGCAAGGCCGGTCGCGCCCGGTGGATGGGCAAGCGTCCCGAGGTTCGTGGCGTGGCCATGAACCCTGTGGACCACCCCCTGGGCGGCGGCGAAGGGCGCAGCTCCGGTGGCCGTCACCCGGTGTCCCCCTGGGGTATGCCCACCAAGGGCTACAAGACCCGCAACAAGAAGAAAGCGTCGTCCCGGCTCATCATCAAGCGACGCGGTCAGAAGTAG
- the rplW gene encoding 50S ribosomal protein L23 produces the protein MDYTQILIKPLISEKATTMKEVANQIAFYVHPDANKIEIRKAVEKAFGVKVEGVNVVKRRARARTRFGRTVGTMSGFKKAYVTLAEGEKIELFEGV, from the coding sequence ATGGACTACACGCAGATACTCATCAAGCCGCTGATCTCCGAGAAGGCCACGACCATGAAGGAAGTGGCCAACCAGATCGCCTTCTACGTGCATCCCGATGCCAACAAGATCGAGATTCGCAAGGCGGTGGAGAAGGCTTTCGGCGTCAAGGTGGAAGGCGTCAACGTGGTCAAGCGCCGCGCCCGCGCCCGCACCCGCTTCGGTCGCACGGTCGGCACCATGTCCGGCTTCAAGAAGGCGTACGTCACGCTGGCCGAAGGCGAAAAGATCGAATTGTTCGAAGGAGTCTAA